From a single Equus asinus isolate D_3611 breed Donkey chromosome 2, EquAss-T2T_v2, whole genome shotgun sequence genomic region:
- the FSCB gene encoding fibrous sheath CABYR-binding protein: MVDKAQQTEEPEKKKHSPMPQSSGPKATLSIGNIHGSKVNYESLRVSSQLQQTWVKRKRVQDMTDKSLQTDPIAEEKKEEIKSVGETVIPDEKPAAVGEAAPEFPESVHEVEISPSRPAVQLKIDRSQQTSCTGDWTMMNIPQREKVDKEQQTYFSESEIVVICRPGSSFPNSKQDEQTPKSSGKVFAGEHPEFQPTTCSSEEIRQKSISRSSFSQQNIKSTPVLLEDEQDVLVEVQPPTAEEISPEVQPPPAEEITAEETPADLQPPPAEEAPTEQALSDEPYAEVQPPTAEEAPVEIQPSPAEEAPTQEAPELQLPPAVEAPAEEVLEELQPLPAEEAPAEEATAELQPPLVEETTAEEVPAKVQPPATEEVLAEEPLAELQPPPVEKSPAEEAPAEDQSPPAEEPPIEEASAEDQSPPTEEPPMEEAPAEDQSPPTEEPPMEEAPAEDQSPPTQEPPMEEAPAEDQSPPAEEAPIGEASAEDQSPPAEGPPIEEAPAEVQSPPTEVAPIEEAPAEVQSPPAEEVPAEEAPAELQPPPTEETTSEMVPVDRQPPPAEEPNSISQISIKDTPAEVQPPPSQQTPTAEALVDNVSTEYQSPETTDVSVVKLGSVLLKDEPKYEEPLQLDPVPEDLSTNVKGQVSTIEIDGVIQIQVK, from the coding sequence ATGGTAGACAAAGCCCAGCAGACTGAAGagccagagaaaaagaagcaCTCGCCCATGCCACAATCATCTGGCCCCAAAGCGACCCTTAGTATTGGTAATATTCATGGAAGCAAAGTCAACTATGAGTCTCTCAGAGTATCTTCTCAACTTCAGCAAACTTGGGTGAAGAGAAAGCGTGTACAGGATATGACTGACAAATCTCTGCAGACAGACCCtattgcagaagagaaaaaagaagaaatcaagtcAGTTGGTGAAACAGTGATACCTGATGAAAAGCCAGCTGCTGTTGGAGAGGCAGCCCCTGAATTTCCAGAGAGTGTTCATGAAGTGGAAATTTCACCAAGCAGACCCGCAGTTCAACTCAAAATTGACAGATCTCAGCAGACCAGTTGTACTGGAGATTGGACAATGATGAACATTCCTCAAAGAGAAAAAGTGGACAAGGAACAGCAGACATACTTTAGTGAATCAGAAATAGTGGTTATTTGCAGACCAGGTAGTTCTTTTCCAAATTCAAAGCAAGATGAGCAGACACCTAAATCCTCAGGGAAGGTTTTTGCGGGTGAACATCCTGAATTTCAACCCACAACGTGTAGCAGTGAAGAAATTAGGCAGAAAAGTATCAGCAGATCTTCATTTAGtcaacaaaacataaaaagtacTCCAGTACTTTTAGAAGATGAGCAAGACGTTCTAGTTGAAGTACAGCCTCCCACTGCAGAAGAGATCTCTCCTGAAGTGCAACCTCCACCGGCAGAGGAGATCACTGCAGAAGAGACCCCGGCTGACCTTCAGCCTCCACCAGCCGAGGAGGCCCCTACAGAACAGGCTCTTTCAGACGAGCCTTATGCTGAAGTTCAACCTCCAACAGCTGAAGAGGCTCCTGTTGAAATACAGCCTTCCCCAGCTGAGGAGGCTCCTACACAGGAGGCCCCAGAACTTCAGCTTCCACCGGCTGTGGAGGCCCCTGCAGAAGAGGTCCTAGAGGAACTTCAGCCTCTACCAGCTGAGGAGGCTCCTGCAGAGGAGGCCACTGCTGAACTTCAGCCTCCCCTAGTTGAGGAGACCACTGCAGAAGAGGTCCCTGCCAAAGTTCAGCCTCCAGCTACTGAGGAGGTCCTTGCAGAAGAGCCCCTAGCTGAACTGCAGCCTCCACCAGTTGAGAAGTCCCCTGCAGAAGAGGCCCCAGCTGAAGACCAGTCTCCACCAGCTGAGGAGCCTCCTATAGAAGAGGCCTCAGCTGAAGATCAGTCTCCACCAACTGAGGAGCCTCCTATGGAAGAGGCCCCAGCTGAAGATCAGTCTCCACCAACTGAGGAGCCTCCTATGGAAGAGGCCCCAGCTGAAGATCAGTCTCCACCAACTCAGGAGCCTCCTATGGAAGAGGCCCCAGCTGAAGATCAGTCTCCACCAGCTGAGGAGGCTCCTATAGGAGAGGCCTCAGCTGAAGATCAGTCTCCACCAGCTGAGGGGCCTCCTATAGAAGAGGCCCCAGCTGAAGTTCAGTCTCCACCAACTGAGGTGGCTCCTATAGAAGAGGCCCCAGCTGAAGTTCAGTCTCCACCAGCTGAGGAAGTCCCTGCAGAAGAGGCCCCTGCTGAACTTCAGCCTCCACCAACTGAAGAAACTACTTCAGAAATGGTCCCTGTGGACAGACAGCCTCCGCCAGCTGAAGAGCCCAATTCTATCTCACAAATCTCTATAAAAGATACCCCTGCTGAAGTTCAGCCTCCACCATCTCAACAAACCCCTACAGCTGAGGCTCTGGTAGACAATGTGTCTACTGAATATCAGTCTCCCGAGACAACAGATGTCTCAGTGGTAAAATTAGGATCAGTGCTTTTGAAAGATGAGCCAAAGTATGAAGAGCCTTTACAACTGGATCCTGTTCCTGAAGATTTGTCTACTAACGTGAAAGGACAGGTTTCTACTATTGAAATAGATGGTGTCATCCAGATACAAGTGAAATAG